From one Macaca nemestrina isolate mMacNem1 chromosome 5, mMacNem.hap1, whole genome shotgun sequence genomic stretch:
- the LOC105482487 gene encoding stathmin domain-containing protein 1 isoform X3 — protein MEAALTKNTVDTAEGLEQVQMGSLPGTISENSPSPSERNRRGNSDLVTNGLINKPQPLDSRERQKSSDILEELIVQGIIQSHSKVFRNGESYDVTLTTTEKPLRKPPARLKKLTIRKQVKDFTMKDIKEKMEAAEERRKTKEEEIRKRLRSDRLLPSANHSDSAELGGAEVAFAKGLQRVRSAGFEPSDLQGGKPLKRKKSKSDATLIDRNESDESFGVVESDMSYNQEDDIVY, from the exons ATGGAAGCTGCTCTGACCAAGAATACTGTGGACACTGCAGAAGGCCTGGAACAAGTCCAGATGGGAAGCTTACCTGGAACCATTTCAGAAAATTCTCCATCTCCTAGTGAAAGAAACAGACGAGGAAATTCAG ATCTAGTAACCAATGGATTAATCAATAAACCCCAACCCCTAGACAGTCGAGAGCGACAGAAGTCATCAGATATCCTGGAGGAACTAATTGTTCAAGGAATTATACAAAGCCACAGCAAAGTATTTAGAAATGGAGAATCATATGATGTCACG TTGACCACGACTGAGAAGCCATTGAGAAAGCCACCTGCCAGACTGAAAAAACTCACAATCAGAAAGCAAGTGAAGGATTTCACAATGAAGGACATCAAGGAGAAGATGGAGGCCGCCGAGGAGCGCAGGAAG accaaagaagaagaaataagaaaaaggttACGGAGTGACCGACTTTTGCCTTCAGCCAATCATTCAGATTCAGCTGAACTAGGTGGGGCTGAGGTTGCATTTGCCAAAGGACTTCAAAGGGTGAGATCTGCTGGATTTGAACCATCTGACCTGCAGGGAGGAAAACCATtgaagaggaaaaagagtaaaagTGATGCAACCTTGATTGATAGAAACGAAAGTGATGAAAGTTTTGGGGTCGTGGAGTCAGACATGTCCTACAACCAAGAAGATGACATAGTCTACTAA
- the LOC105482487 gene encoding stathmin domain-containing protein 1 isoform X2 has protein sequence MSPEQKTQLSHAWTPDHETADVGVPHSGENCSPQMEAALTKNTVDTAEGLEQVQMGSLPGTISENSPSPSERNRRGNSDLVTNGLINKPQPLDSRERQKSSDILEELIVQGIIQSHSKVFRNGESYDVTLTTTEKPLRKPPARLKKLTIRKQVKDFTMKDIKEKMEAAEERRKTKEEEIRKRLRSDRLLPSANHSDSAELGGAEVAFAKGLQRVRSAGFEPSDLQGGKPLKRKKSKSDATLIDRNESDESFGVVESDMSYNQEDDIVY, from the exons GCTGATGTCGGTGTGCCTCATAGTGGGGAAAACTGCAGCCCCCAGATGGAAGCTGCTCTGACCAAGAATACTGTGGACACTGCAGAAGGCCTGGAACAAGTCCAGATGGGAAGCTTACCTGGAACCATTTCAGAAAATTCTCCATCTCCTAGTGAAAGAAACAGACGAGGAAATTCAG ATCTAGTAACCAATGGATTAATCAATAAACCCCAACCCCTAGACAGTCGAGAGCGACAGAAGTCATCAGATATCCTGGAGGAACTAATTGTTCAAGGAATTATACAAAGCCACAGCAAAGTATTTAGAAATGGAGAATCATATGATGTCACG TTGACCACGACTGAGAAGCCATTGAGAAAGCCACCTGCCAGACTGAAAAAACTCACAATCAGAAAGCAAGTGAAGGATTTCACAATGAAGGACATCAAGGAGAAGATGGAGGCCGCCGAGGAGCGCAGGAAG accaaagaagaagaaataagaaaaaggttACGGAGTGACCGACTTTTGCCTTCAGCCAATCATTCAGATTCAGCTGAACTAGGTGGGGCTGAGGTTGCATTTGCCAAAGGACTTCAAAGGGTGAGATCTGCTGGATTTGAACCATCTGACCTGCAGGGAGGAAAACCATtgaagaggaaaaagagtaaaagTGATGCAACCTTGATTGATAGAAACGAAAGTGATGAAAGTTTTGGGGTCGTGGAGTCAGACATGTCCTACAACCAAGAAGATGACATAGTCTACTAA
- the LOC105482487 gene encoding stathmin domain-containing protein 1 isoform X1, which translates to MGCGPSQPTEDRRRVPAPEKVWKEGVKADVGVPHSGENCSPQMEAALTKNTVDTAEGLEQVQMGSLPGTISENSPSPSERNRRGNSDLVTNGLINKPQPLDSRERQKSSDILEELIVQGIIQSHSKVFRNGESYDVTLTTTEKPLRKPPARLKKLTIRKQVKDFTMKDIKEKMEAAEERRKTKEEEIRKRLRSDRLLPSANHSDSAELGGAEVAFAKGLQRVRSAGFEPSDLQGGKPLKRKKSKSDATLIDRNESDESFGVVESDMSYNQEDDIVY; encoded by the exons GCTGATGTCGGTGTGCCTCATAGTGGGGAAAACTGCAGCCCCCAGATGGAAGCTGCTCTGACCAAGAATACTGTGGACACTGCAGAAGGCCTGGAACAAGTCCAGATGGGAAGCTTACCTGGAACCATTTCAGAAAATTCTCCATCTCCTAGTGAAAGAAACAGACGAGGAAATTCAG ATCTAGTAACCAATGGATTAATCAATAAACCCCAACCCCTAGACAGTCGAGAGCGACAGAAGTCATCAGATATCCTGGAGGAACTAATTGTTCAAGGAATTATACAAAGCCACAGCAAAGTATTTAGAAATGGAGAATCATATGATGTCACG TTGACCACGACTGAGAAGCCATTGAGAAAGCCACCTGCCAGACTGAAAAAACTCACAATCAGAAAGCAAGTGAAGGATTTCACAATGAAGGACATCAAGGAGAAGATGGAGGCCGCCGAGGAGCGCAGGAAG accaaagaagaagaaataagaaaaaggttACGGAGTGACCGACTTTTGCCTTCAGCCAATCATTCAGATTCAGCTGAACTAGGTGGGGCTGAGGTTGCATTTGCCAAAGGACTTCAAAGGGTGAGATCTGCTGGATTTGAACCATCTGACCTGCAGGGAGGAAAACCATtgaagaggaaaaagagtaaaagTGATGCAACCTTGATTGATAGAAACGAAAGTGATGAAAGTTTTGGGGTCGTGGAGTCAGACATGTCCTACAACCAAGAAGATGACATAGTCTACTAA